The Salvelinus namaycush isolate Seneca chromosome 5, SaNama_1.0, whole genome shotgun sequence genome segment ttccaacgaacaaagtggcctccatcattctgaaatggaagaagtttggaaccaccaagactcttcctagagctggctgcctggcaaagcaatcgggggagaagggccttggtcagggaggtgaccaagaacccgatggtcactctgacagagagccagagtttctctgtggagatgggacaaccatctctgcagtactcaggcctttatggtagagtggccagacggaagccactcctcagtaaaaggcacatgacagcccgcttggagtttgccaaaaggcacctaaagactctcagaccatgaaaaacaagattctctggtctgatgaaaccaagattgaactctttggcctgaatgtcaagcgtcacctctggagggaacctggcaccatccctatggtgaagcatggtggtggcagcatcatgctgtggggatgtttttcagcggcggggactgggagaccagtcaggatcgagggaaagatgaacggagcaaagtacagagcgatccttgatgacaacctgctccagtgcactcaggacctcagactggacttgaacccgatcgaacgtctctggagagacctgaaaatagctgtgattggacgctccccatccaatctgacagagcttgagaggatctgcagagaagaatgggagaaactccccaaattcaggtgtgccaagcttgtagcgtcatatccaagaagactcgaggctataatcactgcctaagatgcttcaataaagtactgagtaaaggttctaaatacttatgtattcagaccctttatgaCCCTTATGTATTTCAATGACATAATTGAAGAAAATACACACCACAAGCACAAACCAGTTAAGAAAACAACAGACTTTGAAACATCAATACCAAAATCCAACAAATGTAACCCACCCTGTCTGTGTAGGTATTGGACCGGATGGCCACATTGCCTTCAATGAGCCAGGCTCCAGTTTATTGTCCAGGACCAGAGTGAAGACCCTGGCTCAGGACACCATCCTGGCCAACGCACGTTTCTTTGAGGGAGATCTGTCTAAAGTACCCACCATGGCTCTGACTGTGGGAGTGGCCACTGTCATGGACGCCAGAGAGGTTAGAGCTGATTTCAAGATGTCTGTCTCTGCTTTATGTTTCTGGTCTGTCTTCTCTTGTAACTTATTTTTCATGGACAACTGGTCTCTTTACAGCTCCTATACTTATTAAATGAGTATATAATGAGGCTGTTACACACATTGCCTTATGTCATTTTACTGCTGCTTTGTtctaacaatgtaatactagtctataacaatgtaataacaGTTTAtaggatgatgatgataataataacacATTATCTCTGTAATGTCTCCAGGTCATGATTCTAATCACGGGAGCACACAAAGCGTTTGCCCTTTACAAGGCCATAGAGGAAGGGGTGAACCACATGTGGACGGTGTCGGCCTTTCAGCAGCACCCtcagactgtgtttgtgtgtgacgaGGATGCTACCCTGGAACTGAGGGTTAAAACTGTCAAGTACTTCCAAGGTGAGGGTCTACTTACTTACTAAAGGACTTTGCACTCACAGTTCATTCTATGACTGTGCTGCTTGTATGGCTTATGAACAAGTGCTTCATCAGTTTTCAAATTCAGTGTGTTTTGTTTTATTATTGGCCCGGGAGgaatacattattttcttcaaTAAAAACAGAATTGTGAATGAAGTGCAAACCTAACTCACTTAAACTATTGTTATTTCTCCTACAGGGATGATGCATGTGCACAACAAGTTGGTGGATCCACTGCCTCCCAAGTAAGACGAGGGCGTTACAAATACATCAGGAAACCCTCCGGGATATGACAGTGACCAAGGGTGGAGGATCAATTGTGTGTGTTGTACTGTGTTTTACTTAAAGTTACATTTTATGTAAAATAATAGTATGCCTACTACTTGTAGTAGGTTACATTgattatgtaatacatgtatcttCGATAAAAACAGGTTTCTTAGCTACATTGTAAAATTTGATACAAACTTTACTTTGAATGTATTTCAATGTGTTATTCTAATAAAATAACTTTGAGAATGAATCTGTATTTGTTATATATTCGTTACGTTATAGCTAGGTACGTAGTGTTTTAATTATCCTGACAGTTCGACTGGGTCACATGACAGTGCAAGGGGAGGAACAACACACCAGACTTGGAAGGAAGGGGAGATGGCGGAGCTGTGCTAGTTTCAATCTTAGCGTATCAATATTATATTCCGCTCACAGTTTGCCAAACAAGTGATCATTTTCAAACACTCAACGTCCATCCAGGATGGCCGAGCAAATCAGCAACGTTAGATATCAGGAGgtaagtttattttttattttattaaccaATAAAATTCGCTAACGGCTAAACTAGCCAGCATTGGAAAACGAAACGTCGTTATGACTTTGGGCCCAGTTTTGCTAACGTTGTAGCTCATTGTTTCTTCAACATTTAACTTGACACTTACGGTTAACACGTTCGCTTGCTAGCTCGTTTATGGTGGTTAAGTGTAGTTAGTTAGTATAACTCATTTAGCTAACTAATTTGTTATGACGACCTAACTGTTGACATGTCCCACCCTAATAGGCCATTGAAAGGCTAATCCGTGGAAAATGTTGTTGCCGCTAACATAAACTAGAGACTGGTAGGTACTTAGCTACCTAGATACCTAGCTAGTTACCAACCATAATCATAGTAGTGATATTAAAATCTATCAAGATTGCACAAGAACACGCTACTAGCAGGCCTACATTCATTGATAGGTGTCGACAACCAATCTGCGACTAATGCCATAGAGGTATACCACAAAGCAGGATCAattagttagccagctaactcgCCTAAATATTCTGAAATAAGATTGTTTCGAGACGAGCTTGAAATGGTCATGGTCTAATTGATTCAACAACCAAAAACGTatccagtgccttcagaaagtattcacaccccttaattttttccacattttgttgtcaatgatctacacaaaatacttgaacatttgtaaaaaaaaaaatttgattATTATTCAACCTCCTGTGTCAATACATGTTATATTCACCTTTGGCAGTGagtacagctgtaagtctttctaggtaagtctctaagacctttccacatctggattgtacaatatttgaccATTATAATCTTTTTAATTCTTTAAGCTCAAATTGGTTCTTGATCtttgctagacagcaattttcaagtcttgccatagatttactAGCATATTCAAAACTGTCAAAGTCAAAACTGTAAATAGGCCACTTggtaacattcaatgttgtcatgttaagcaactccagtgtatatttggccttgtgttttaggttattgtcctactgaaaagTGTATTTGTCTCCCAGGGTTTGTTGGAAAGCAGaatgaaacaggttttcctctaggattttgcttagctctattctgtttctttttatcataAAAAAAACTCTAGttcttgctgatgacaagcatacccataacatgatgcagccaccaccatgcttgaaaatatgaagtggtactcagtgatgtgttgttggatttgccccaaacataatgctttgtttTCAGGACATAAAATGAATATCTTTGCCATTTTTTTCTTCTAGATTTAGcctactttagtgccttattgcaatcaggaggcatgttttagaatattgtTTATGTACAGGCTTTCTTTTCACTCGGTCAATTAGGtaagtattgtagagtaactacaatgttgatccatcctgagttttctcctatcacagccatcaaactctgtaactgttttaaagtcaccattgacctcatggtttccttcctgtccggcaactgagttaggaaagacgcctgtacctttaatgactgggtgtattgatacaccatccaaagtgtaattaataacgtcaccatgctcaaaggaatattcaatgcctgtttttttttaaatgatgtttttttattttatttttttatttttattttttaaataaattttaaccccttttctccccaattttcgtggtatccaatcgctagtaattactatcttgtctcatcgctacaactcccgtacgggctcgggagagaccaaggtcgaaagccatgcgtccgccgaagcacaacccaaccaagccgcactgcttcttaacacagcgcgcctccaacccggaagccagccgcaccaatgtgtcggaggaaacaccgtgcacccgcccccctcggttagcgcgcactgcgcccggcccgccacaggagtcgctggagcgcgatgagacaaggatatccctaccggccaaaccctccctaacccggccgacgctaagccaattgtgcgtcgccccacggacctcccggtcgcggccggctgcgacagagcctgggcgcgaacccagagactctggtggcgcagctagcactgcgatgcagtgctctagaccactgcgccacccgggataaaatgtttttgtttttaaccatttaccaataggtacccttctttgcgaggcattggaaaacctccctggtctttgtggttgaatctgtgtttgaaattcactactcgaatAAGGGACCctaaagataattgtatgtgtggggcacAGAAATGAGGTAGTCCTTCAAATATCATgtttagggttgcacattttggggaatattcagaggtagAAACTTTGtgggaattaacagaaatatatgtaaattaatattaataccatttaaatgtagatgtttttttgcattggatatactttccatatcatatggagacagaaacataaaccttttaccttatcttatgtagacataattgcaaattattaaattattccaatagaaagaaaaaaaagattttcagttacgaattgaacttgaATGAaattagttgactcttcacatgggatgatttcactgaacaacaaaagaaagggaatattgaatgatccccaatgatccatcgcatctcccaaaaacgttttcaaaatgatagtctagaaactaaagctttggttatCTTCccctcaggcttccatgtcttctccctggacctcctcaatgtccacctcatcttcactgtcactttccaaccttgttgaggatggcttgtcaggctcaaaaaccctcaaatttgcccggatggccaacaatttttcaacccttgtaatgatcagcctgttgcgtgctttggtgtgtgtgttccaaacaaggaccagttgcactctgaggtggctgatgttgatgggatttggaggatgatggaggcaacaggggaaagagcatcagatccacaaagtcccttccaccaggtggctgatgagatatgttggcacgactgccatattgcatctcaatcccaaagcccttgcttggaaatgtacttcgccagactgccaagaaccttgccctcatccaggccaaggtggcgagacactgtagtgatgacaccataggccttgttgatctatgcaccagacaggatgctcttgccagcatatttggggtccaacatgtacgctgtatgggcttcaggcagaagtcttcacactttttgatgtatttcagaactgcagtttcctctgcttggaaccacagtgaagtgggcagggcactACGGATTtgttctcttacatctgcaagcagagtctgaacatcagacaggatggcattgtctccctcaatccgtgcaatggctactgctataggtttcaggagtttcaggctgcttaccactcccaaaatacatcatccaggaggatcctcttgatggggctgtccatatcgacagactgtgatatggccatttcttggagagactccttcccctccaggagactgtcaaacatgatgacaacaccaccccaacgggtgttgctgggaagcttcaatgtggtgctcttattcttctcactttgcttggtgaggtagattgctgctgaTGACCCTTCatatacctaaccatttccttggctctcttgtagagcgtatccattgttttcagtgccatgatgtccttgaggagaaGATTCAATgtatgagcagcacagccaatgggtgtgatgtgagggtaggactcctccactttagaccaagcagccttcatgttcgcagcattgtctgtcaccagtgcaaataccttctgtggtccaaggtcattgatgactgccttcagctcatctgcaatgtagagaccggtgtctctgtctcttgtctgTGTTCTTTTAGAATAccggttgaggggtggagatgatgtagttaattattccttgctcACAAACATTCGACCATAcctcagagatgattgcaatacagtctgctgtCGCTATGATTTgtttgaccttcacttgaactctgttgaactctgcatccagcaaacagcaaatgagtagataaagcatgtctggttgcaggggtgtatgctgggcgaagaacattcagaaatgtcttccaatacacattgcctgtgagcatcagaggtgaaccagttgcatacacagctcgaacaagacattcatcagcatttctctgactacgttcctccattgagtcaaaaaaccttctgattccaggaggaccatgagctgttgctattgataaggtgtctgattcatcattttcaactcaaatagaagtagagggacttttgtcagaggttgcttgttgtgagcgctgagggaactttatgcacttggccagatgattatgcatctttgttgcattcttcacatatgatttggcacagtatttgcaaatgtatacagcttttccttctatattagctgcagtgaaatgtctctacatatcagatagtgcctgtggcattttcctgtCAGGATTAGAAAaagaatggtaaaaaaaaaatatatatacaattccatgtacagataaatagttaagcagttagattaaacaactccttttttaaatgaaacatgtatggaaacaggtgaatgaACActactcagttagcaggctcaagccaggtaaaacccacatggtagcaaaaactaactagcagaaattgttaggttagaaatgatttaaacactttgttgtaggctactatttactagttaacaaaaaatcatgtatgtcatataaaatatattcaccccacccagtattgtaatcaaaacttaccagaaagcatgtagtccttggctcagacagtgtagtagtgtgggctcaatagcatctcattagtgtgcaagatcttgagaatcagctgtacatgtgatggaagagtgcactgcacatgtgatggaagaatgcactgtgcatgcagagggttgcaattccattgaattgagGATAGTTTAatcaaaatatgccacaagacctagaattgccttatgtgtatcccacaaaaaaggttcactgttataagctaacttttttgggataaatttaagcaaaattccccaaattccagggcttaacttcACATGGGAAATTTACCGGAattttccgaccctttgcaaccctaatcatgttaaacacttactGCACACAGTACGACCATGCTACTCATTATGTTtactaatgaatttatttagg includes the following:
- the LOC120047374 gene encoding glucosamine-6-phosphate isomerase 1-like isoform X2 gives rise to the protein MKLIILNDYDQVGEWAAKYIRNKILRFNPGPDRFFILGLPTGGTPLGCYKKLIEFYKKGEISFKYVKTFNMDEYVGIARNHPESYHSFMWNNLFKHIDIKSENTHILDGNAANLVEECDSFEEKIKAAGGIDLFVGGIGPDGHIAFNEPGSSLLSRTRVKTLAQDTILANARFFEGDLSKVPTMALTVGVATVMDAREVMILITGAHKAFALYKAIEEGVNHMWTVSAFQQHPQTVFVCDEDATLELRVKTVKYFQGMMHVHNKLVDPLPPK